One window of the Lytechinus pictus isolate F3 Inbred chromosome 5, Lp3.0, whole genome shotgun sequence genome contains the following:
- the LOC129260597 gene encoding testis-specific serine/threonine-protein kinase 4-like, whose protein sequence is MKAALNTAAVEYGLLTNVGDTLTITDLCQSLDGMRQLNAHMKLEMIDLEQAKANLEEMLKTSDAYFKSGDSVDEKSIGARERTELKETIKDLRFQAYKQEHLIKKLRYEVSEFHDFILKKQDTKFSDMPYVDRAVVMRIYSDVELKSIDAADLSFLPKAQDDDDEDEIGKGAFGKVFLRQYKGQAVAVKVPYISERVNDEDATKRMMRIKANHARTTMEALVHLALADHPSFPKTIGVVDIDGAPSLVLEFLGDKETGDVFSLSQAIKHPSPSLRQKDWFGIITDIVNGMKAMHAKGLLHNDLKPNNVLLQWDYNDKRWHAFIIDMGKVSTQTVPLKHRHMPDDDREQYKEGSMFQHLAPEYMLDQQPMSVQTDIFSMGKIIGRIEGKVMNNRILRELVAEMTNVKPRLRPLWKDIEKAVAKARKKCLS, encoded by the exons ATGAAAGCTGCTCTGAACACGGCAGCTGTTGAGTATGGTCTGCTTACTAATGTCGGGGATACACTCACAATCACAGACTTGTGCCAGTCACTTGATGGCATGAGGCAACTCAATGCACATATGAAACTCGAGATGATCGACTTGGAGCAGGCTAAAGCCAATCTTGAAGAAATG TTGAAGACGAGTGATGCTTATTTCAAGAGTGGGGATTCTGTTGACGAAAAAAG CATCGGAGCGCGTGAAAGGACTGAACTGAAGGAGACAATAAAAGATCTTCGATTCCAGGCTTACAAACAGGAGCATCTCATCAAGAAACTCAGATATGAAGTCTCAGA ATTTCACGATTTCATATTGAAAAAGCAGGACACGAAGTTTAGCGACATGCCTTATGTCGACAGAGCAGTGGTCATGCGTATTTACTCCGATGTCGAACTCAAATCCATCGATGCTGCTGACCTCTCCTTCTTACCTAAAGCCCAGGATGATGACGACGAGGATGAGATCGGGAAAGGTGCTTTCGGGAAGGTGTTCTTGAGGCAATACAAAGGCCAGGCCGTCGCCGTCAAGGTTCCGTATATAAGCGAACGGGTGAATGATGAGGATGCTACGAAGCGGATGATGCGAATCAAAGCAAACCATGCTCGTACCACCATGGAAGCTTTAGTTCACCTTGCACTTGCTGACCATCCATCTTTCCCAAAGACAATCGGTGTCGTTGACATTGATGGGGCCCCTTCACTCGTTCTGGAGTTCCTCGGCGACAAGGAAACAGGTGACGTCTTTTCCCTTAGCCAGGCCATCAAACATCCCAGCCCTTCACTAAGGCAGAAAGACTGGTTTGGTATCATCACGGACATCGTCAACGGAATGAAGGCAATGCATGCTAAAGGTCTCCTCCACAACGATCTAAAACCCAACAACGTTCTTTTGCAGTGGGACTACAATGATAAAAGATGGCATGCTTTCATCATTGATATGGGCAAAGTGTCCACCCAGACCGTACCTCTCAAACATCGTCACATGCCTGACGATGACCGCGAGCAGTACAAAGAAGGCTCCATGTTTCAGCATCTAGCTCCAGAATATATGTTGGACCAGCAACCCATGTCTGTTCAAACTGACATCTTCTCTATGGGAAAGATAATTGGTCGGATCGAGGGAAAAGTGATGAACAATCGGATCTTGAGAGAGTTAGTCGCTGAGATGACGAATGTTAAACCACGTCTTCGACCATTATGGAAGGACATTGAGAAGGCAGTCGCAAAAGCTCGGAAGAAGTGTCTGTCATGA
- the LOC129261923 gene encoding tropomyosin-2-like, which yields MESMAERNDQLKRVLSLTQEEKDDDLLHELEKSFLRCQDLEDTLKHVQLESKEASNVWNQEKKCLVDQLQDLQLSPKELREESAFEIQELRETSCKLEKENTDLFKSLGRCQTECKEAKSRADEMHAATVELQEEIGKLQNERKELNEILQNSSRKQENLTKLQDESSKLEKEKSNLTKQLESRQLVCQQFEEYLAAATEESERHMELAMKLKAENEDLSRQLTKTQNQKESSSFQAVTPKTVKRTGQQVEELQNVKKGLEQKLSKAEDESSKATSKPAQSQCVIEDLTKKMDELEREREKLTERLQTADIESKDLTDKTEAALEKTREMEELKNEVELKNKKLEFDVTFTKNKVETAFSMVDDYKKDVADMKVHNRGLKNQVDFQKNKVQDLEGQVSKLKEQSASLEKKLEDAEQRVKYTEDLKDKEMDYLKEKGMNDLKEKETEIKKVRYQLEAKTVKFDAMEKEKNNLQGKVSEMRKLKEVLEVKVAKAETREKGVEDEMEGISCQNPRPGALMG from the exons ATGGAATCTATGGCAGAAAGGAATGACCAACTGAAGCGAGTTTTGAGTCTTACCCAGGAAGAAAAAGACGATGATCTCTTGCATGAATTGGAGAAAAGTTTTCTACGATGCCAG gatcTGGAAGATACATTGAAGCATGTGCAACTGGAATCGAAAGAAGCATCGAATGTATGGAATCAAGAAAAGAAATGTCTCGTAGATCAACTCCAAGACCTACAACTTTCACCTAAG GAACTTCGAGAGGAGTCGGCCTTTGAGATCCAAGAGCTACGTGAAACCTCTTGCAAATTGGAAAAAGAAAATACCGATCTCTTTAAAAGTCTTGGGCGCTGTCAAACCGAATGCAAG GAGGCCAAATCTAGGGCAGACGAGATGCACGCTGCTACTGTAGAGCTTCAGGAAGAGATCGGAAAACTtcaaaatgaaaggaaagagCTGAATGAAATACTGCAGAATTCTTCCCGAAAGCAGGAG AACTTAACCAAACTCCAAGATGAATCATCGAAGTTGGAGAAGGAGAAATCAAACCTCACCAAGCAACTGGAGAGTCGCCAGCTTGTGTGCCAG CAATTCGAAGAATATCTGGCCGCAGCGACCGAAGAAAGTGAGAGACACATGGAACTAGCTATGAAGCTGAAGGCAGAAAATGAAGATCTTTCCCGACAACTCACCAAGACTCAAAACCAGAAG GAATCAAGCTCATTTCAGGCAGTGACTCCTAAAACAGTTAAACGCACTGGCCAACAAGTCGAGGAgcttcaaaatgtcaaaaaggGACTTGAGCAGAAACTCAGCAAGGCCGAAGACGAAAGCTCG AAAGCTACTTCCAAACCTGCTCAGTCGCAATGTGTCATCGAAGATCTTACTAAGAAAATGGACGAGcttgagagagaaagggaaaaactGACAGAAAGGCTTCAAACTGCTGATATTGAAAGCAAG GATTTAACTGATAAAACCGAGGCAGCCTTGGAAAAGACGAGAGAAATGGAAGAGCTAAAGAATGAGGTGGAATTAAAGAACAAGAAACTGGAGTTCGATGTCACG TTTACGAAGAACAAAGTAGAGACTGCATTCTCAATGGTCGATGATTACAAGAAAGATGTCGCCGATATGAAGGTCCATAACAGAGGTCTCAAAAATCAGGTGGATTTCCAGAAAAATAAAGTTCAG GATCTTGAAGGTCAAGTGTCTAAGCTGAAGGAACAAAGTGCCTCGCTGGAAAAGAAACTGGAAGACGCAGAGCAAAGGGTAAAATACACGGAAGACCTTAAGGATAAAGAGATGGACTACCTTAAGGAGAAAGGGATGAACGACCTTAAGGAGAAAGAAACCGAAATTAAGAAAGTGAGATACCAACTCGAGGCAAAGACGGTAAAGTTTGATGCgatggagaaagagaagaataatCTGCAAGGGAAGGTCTCTGAGATGAGGAAGCTAAAGGAGGTACTGGAAGTAAAAGTAGCAAAGGCCGAGACAAGAGAGAAAGGGGTGGAGGATGAAATGGAG GGCATATCTTGTCAGAATCCAAGACCAGGGGCTCTCATGGGTTGA